Proteins encoded in a region of the Enterococcus gilvus ATCC BAA-350 genome:
- a CDS encoding NAD(P)H-dependent oxidoreductase has translation MTLYGKLLEREKNGAPIRVGVIGAGQMGFGMIAQISTIPGMAVTGISDIHKEAAQRAADAYNASAEKKVDILVSSDFKEIIHSDKVEVIVDATGVPEVGAQISLETLLAKKHIVLLNVEVDITIGPLMKKMYDSANLVYTGSDGDEPAATTKLFEFAKSMGMEVLVAGKGKNNKLKVGANPDTAQAEADAKQMSSHMLAAFQDGTKTMAEMNLLSNAIGFVPDKVGMHGISGDVDSVVKDLDLKENGGVLSKYGVVEYVDGLAPGVFVIVKGQNEGARHELSYLMKKGDRDHHILYRPYHLASLETPITIAKAVLNHDHAIVPLGAPISETVAVAKKDIKAGEKIDGIGGYCVRGVLETHEDLVKNNNVPIGLVGGSSVAKRDIKDGTFLTYEDIEIDESTTVYRLRKLQDSTFGD, from the coding sequence ATGACACTTTATGGGAAGCTTTTGGAAAGAGAAAAAAATGGCGCACCGATCAGAGTTGGGGTAATTGGTGCAGGTCAAATGGGTTTTGGAATGATCGCTCAGATCTCAACGATTCCGGGCATGGCAGTGACAGGGATCAGTGACATTCACAAGGAGGCCGCGCAGCGTGCGGCAGATGCTTACAATGCTAGTGCAGAGAAGAAAGTGGACATCCTGGTCAGTTCAGATTTTAAAGAAATTATTCATTCAGACAAAGTAGAAGTTATTGTGGATGCGACAGGTGTTCCAGAGGTAGGTGCACAGATTTCATTAGAAACGCTGCTGGCGAAGAAGCACATCGTTCTATTGAATGTGGAAGTAGACATCACGATCGGGCCATTGATGAAAAAAATGTATGATTCTGCGAACTTAGTCTATACAGGTTCTGATGGCGATGAGCCTGCAGCAACGACTAAATTGTTCGAATTTGCCAAGAGTATGGGGATGGAAGTCCTTGTTGCTGGTAAGGGAAAGAACAATAAATTGAAGGTAGGCGCGAATCCTGACACTGCTCAAGCAGAAGCGGACGCCAAACAAATGTCTAGCCATATGCTGGCTGCTTTCCAAGACGGCACGAAAACCATGGCGGAGATGAATCTATTGTCTAATGCGATTGGTTTTGTTCCTGATAAGGTGGGCATGCACGGGATCAGCGGAGATGTTGATTCTGTCGTGAAGGATCTTGATTTGAAAGAAAATGGTGGTGTTTTAAGCAAGTATGGCGTCGTTGAATATGTAGACGGTTTGGCTCCAGGGGTATTTGTCATCGTCAAAGGGCAAAATGAAGGGGCTCGTCATGAATTGAGCTATTTGATGAAGAAGGGGGATCGCGATCACCACATCTTGTATCGCCCGTACCACTTAGCAAGTTTAGAAACACCGATCACGATCGCCAAAGCAGTATTGAACCATGACCATGCGATCGTGCCATTAGGCGCACCGATCTCAGAAACAGTGGCTGTGGCGAAAAAGGATATCAAAGCCGGTGAGAAAATCGACGGTATCGGCGGGTATTGTGTTCGCGGCGTACTGGAAACGCATGAAGATCTAGTCAAAAATAATAATGTACCGATTGGTTTAGTGGGCGGCTCTTCTGTTGCGAAGCGCGACATCAAAGACGGAACATTCTTGACTTATGAGGATATTGAGATTGATGAATCAACCACGGTTTATCGTTTACGGAAGCTGCAAGATTCAACATTTGGTGACTAG
- a CDS encoding transcriptional regulator GutM: MSGLVIVLIVLMLSQSLLSIVQVKYYQGFIKKITTEQAGTEYEFYTEVVKGKVLRTVVAVVVDTEGKVIHCYICRGLTIFARFKEEPSYRGAHLAAYHRGVKEKGTPHVEKGLGQIYSRKLEAVT; encoded by the coding sequence ATGAGCGGCTTAGTGATCGTGCTGATCGTGTTGATGCTTAGTCAAAGTTTGCTGAGTATCGTGCAGGTAAAGTATTATCAGGGTTTTATCAAGAAAATCACGACGGAACAGGCTGGAACGGAGTATGAATTTTACACGGAAGTCGTTAAGGGAAAAGTGTTGCGGACGGTCGTTGCTGTGGTGGTGGATACGGAAGGAAAAGTCATCCATTGCTATATTTGCAGAGGTTTGACGATTTTTGCACGCTTCAAGGAAGAACCCTCTTATAGAGGTGCTCACTTAGCTGCGTATCATCGCGGGGTCAAAGAGAAAGGGACGCCTCATGTTGAAAAAGGGTTAGGGCAAATTTATTCGCGGAAATTGGAAGCGGTTACCTAA
- the srlA gene encoding PTS glucitol/sorbitol transporter subunit IIC — translation MKYIEWAGKNFIGMFEAGGEQFMGYMTGIVPLLIVLLTFTYSVISFIGEERVDRAIRYCSKYMVLRYSLMPVLAVLMLTNPMAYTFGKFVREEEKPAFYDAAVSFVHPVTGLFPYANAGELFVYLGIANGVTKAGFSQSSLAVRYFLVGIVVILMRGIVTERLTKFMMAREAKKATA, via the coding sequence ATGAAATACATCGAGTGGGCAGGGAAAAACTTTATTGGGATGTTTGAGGCCGGCGGGGAGCAATTTATGGGATACATGACAGGGATCGTGCCGCTGTTGATCGTCCTTTTGACTTTTACTTATTCCGTCATCTCCTTTATCGGTGAAGAGCGTGTAGACAGAGCGATTCGGTATTGTTCAAAATATATGGTTTTAAGGTATTCATTGATGCCTGTCTTGGCTGTTTTGATGTTAACAAATCCGATGGCGTATACCTTTGGGAAATTCGTAAGAGAAGAAGAAAAGCCTGCATTTTATGATGCTGCGGTATCTTTCGTCCATCCAGTGACGGGCTTGTTCCCTTACGCGAATGCAGGAGAGTTGTTTGTGTATCTGGGGATCGCAAATGGCGTGACCAAAGCCGGATTTAGCCAATCAAGTTTGGCGGTGCGGTATTTCTTAGTGGGGATCGTCGTGATCTTGATGCGAGGAATCGTTACGGAACGCTTGACGAAATTTATGATGGCCAGAGAAGCAAAAAAAGCGACGGCGTAA
- a CDS encoding PTS glucitol/sorbitol transporter subunit IIA: MVKSKIIEVGSMVPAFEEERLVILFGPSATAELRDICVIHEFEDRPKDALKIGGKVIFGDQEFTIEEVGSLANANFEELGHISIYFRNAVGEILPGAIIVSPGEFPKFELGDVIEIR, from the coding sequence ATGGTAAAATCTAAAATTATTGAGGTCGGCAGCATGGTTCCAGCATTTGAAGAAGAACGATTGGTCATTTTGTTTGGTCCTTCTGCCACCGCAGAATTAAGAGACATTTGTGTGATCCATGAGTTTGAGGATCGTCCGAAAGACGCATTGAAGATCGGCGGTAAAGTGATCTTTGGCGATCAGGAATTCACGATTGAAGAAGTTGGTTCGCTGGCAAATGCGAATTTTGAAGAATTGGGTCATATTTCGATCTATTTTCGGAATGCGGTCGGAGAAATTTTACCGGGAGCGATCATTGTCAGCCCGGGTGAATTTCCAAAATTTGAACTGGGTGATGTCATCGAGATCCGTTAG
- a CDS encoding sugar-binding transcriptional regulator, producing the protein MAINHNRDIVKVATMYYKKNLKQSEIAKYLGISRSLVSKYLNDAKNEGIVDIFIKSESAYSIELELALEEAFGLKKATVLDTSSLRKDEVERLLVQTAITAFQKEIAKAKTIGLSWGKMLRGIVDEYPYENHAEATIIPLIGGLGSEMVDVHSNQLAYDLSKKLRAKCKYLYAPALVDNAFIKKSLVENEGIRDVLEAGKNVDFALVGIASPFSKNNTMTEIGYVDQQDIDGLETLNVIGDVNSKFIDRAGKEVPCEINENVIGLGVEDVRKIPNVAVACYEESKKDVLYVGTKTNIFTHITVTDSLAEYLLEQAKNETC; encoded by the coding sequence ATGGCTATAAATCACAATCGAGACATCGTAAAAGTTGCGACGATGTATTACAAGAAAAACTTGAAGCAGTCGGAGATCGCCAAATATCTGGGCATCTCTCGTTCACTGGTTTCAAAGTATTTAAATGATGCGAAAAATGAAGGCATCGTGGATATCTTCATCAAGAGCGAGAGTGCCTACTCTATTGAACTGGAGCTGGCTTTGGAAGAGGCTTTTGGATTAAAGAAGGCGACGGTCCTAGACACCAGCAGTTTGCGAAAAGACGAAGTCGAACGCTTGCTTGTCCAGACGGCGATCACAGCCTTCCAAAAAGAAATCGCTAAAGCAAAAACGATCGGTCTATCCTGGGGGAAAATGCTGCGGGGGATCGTCGATGAATACCCGTATGAGAATCATGCAGAGGCGACGATCATTCCATTGATCGGCGGGTTAGGCTCTGAGATGGTGGACGTCCATTCGAATCAGTTGGCGTATGATCTATCGAAAAAGCTGCGGGCGAAATGTAAATATTTGTATGCCCCCGCATTGGTAGACAATGCCTTTATCAAAAAGAGCTTGGTTGAAAATGAAGGCATCCGTGATGTGCTAGAAGCGGGGAAAAATGTGGATTTTGCCCTCGTCGGTATCGCCAGCCCGTTTTCTAAAAACAATACGATGACAGAGATCGGCTATGTGGATCAGCAGGATATCGACGGGCTGGAGACATTGAATGTGATCGGCGATGTCAATTCGAAATTCATTGATCGGGCGGGGAAAGAGGTCCCGTGTGAGATCAATGAAAATGTGATTGGGCTAGGGGTCGAGGATGTTCGTAAAATCCCCAATGTCGCAGTGGCCTGCTATGAAGAAAGCAAAAAGGATGTTCTTTATGTAGGGACTAAGACAAACATTTTCACCCATATCACCGTGACAGATAGTTTAGCAGAATACCTATTGGAGCAAGCAAAAAACGAGACCTGTTAG
- a CDS encoding alpha/beta hydrolase — translation MNRATKIILAIVLVLVIGLIAAGNYFYSYAVVPAKKDFLAGSSSNKSTELVTAETWFNDKNNRTDWQLDSKDGLNLSAYYLPAEKESHKTVIIAHGYMGQASDMPQYAKIYHDLGYNVLMPDARGHGRSEGDYIGFGWDERKDYLQWIDRVIKNDPASEIVLHGVSMGGATVMMTSGEKLPENVKAFIEDCGYSSVNGELSYQLKEMFNLPAFPLIPVTSLVTKVRAGYFFGEADAIKQLHKNTRPMLFIHGDKDDFVPYAMLDEVYNATKGPKEKYVVQGAKHAEALSKDPAMYQKKVTDFLQKYVPNN, via the coding sequence ATGAATAGAGCCACAAAAATTATTCTAGCCATCGTTCTAGTCTTAGTGATCGGGCTGATCGCCGCCGGAAATTATTTCTACTCATACGCGGTGGTTCCTGCAAAAAAAGATTTCTTGGCAGGCAGCTCCTCCAATAAATCGACGGAATTAGTAACGGCTGAGACTTGGTTCAATGATAAAAATAACCGCACCGATTGGCAGCTTGACTCAAAAGACGGCTTGAACCTGTCTGCTTACTATCTGCCGGCAGAAAAAGAATCGCATAAAACAGTGATCATCGCTCACGGCTACATGGGGCAAGCCTCCGATATGCCTCAATACGCCAAAATCTACCATGACCTTGGCTACAATGTTTTAATGCCGGATGCGCGTGGTCACGGACGGAGCGAAGGCGATTATATCGGATTTGGCTGGGATGAACGAAAGGATTACCTTCAATGGATCGATCGCGTCATCAAGAACGATCCAGCCTCCGAGATCGTTCTCCACGGTGTCAGCATGGGCGGCGCGACTGTCATGATGACCAGCGGTGAAAAATTGCCGGAGAATGTCAAAGCATTCATCGAAGATTGCGGGTACAGCTCCGTCAATGGAGAGCTCAGCTATCAATTGAAAGAAATGTTCAATTTGCCCGCTTTCCCCTTGATCCCAGTCACCAGTCTCGTCACAAAGGTTCGCGCGGGCTATTTCTTTGGGGAAGCAGACGCTATCAAGCAACTGCATAAGAACACGCGTCCAATGCTCTTTATCCACGGTGACAAAGACGACTTTGTGCCTTATGCCATGTTGGATGAGGTCTACAACGCTACAAAAGGACCGAAAGAAAAATATGTCGTACAAGGCGCCAAGCACGCGGAAGCCTTGAGCAAAGATCCTGCGATGTATCAGAAAAAAGTCACCGATTTCCTACAAAAATACGTTCCTAACAACTAA
- the rbsR gene encoding ribose utilization transcriptional repressor RbsR, protein MKNKKITIKDVAKQSGVSIATVSQILNGNENKFSPKTVAKVLAAKAELNYEPDYFARRMIMKKSKTIGVLVPDITNPFFGTLVRGIEGVLYRENFVTMLCNADLDTKKETDYLEELSRRGVDGYIIASSVISNQAINDTLRKKNLPYIVLDQKKAEGFSDAVLTDDLSGGRIAGEHLKTLGHEKAAIVLPKDAPANIQKRLMGFQQIYPKADLIFGELTKIGGRHAAANILQTEATAIFAVNDELAFGLYLGLAELGKKIPEDYSVIGYDNIDMCEYVTPQLTTIAQPIYELGQTTAALLLERVEQPAKDWEEKTLPVKLIKRFSTAHLK, encoded by the coding sequence ATGAAAAATAAAAAAATTACCATCAAAGATGTCGCCAAACAATCGGGAGTCTCCATCGCCACCGTCTCCCAGATTTTAAACGGCAATGAAAATAAATTCAGCCCCAAAACAGTCGCGAAGGTTCTGGCCGCAAAGGCGGAATTGAATTACGAGCCTGATTATTTTGCCCGGCGAATGATCATGAAGAAAAGCAAGACCATCGGTGTATTGGTGCCAGACATTACCAATCCCTTTTTTGGTACATTGGTTCGGGGGATCGAAGGCGTATTGTACCGTGAAAACTTTGTGACGATGCTCTGCAACGCGGATCTAGACACAAAGAAGGAAACCGATTATTTGGAAGAATTGAGCCGCCGCGGCGTTGACGGCTACATCATCGCCAGTTCGGTGATCTCTAACCAAGCCATCAATGACACCTTGCGGAAAAAAAATCTGCCCTATATCGTGTTGGATCAAAAGAAGGCGGAAGGATTCAGCGATGCCGTCCTGACCGATGATCTTTCTGGCGGGCGGATCGCGGGGGAACACCTGAAGACGCTGGGGCATGAGAAGGCCGCCATCGTGCTGCCAAAGGACGCGCCGGCAAACATCCAAAAACGTCTGATGGGCTTTCAACAAATCTATCCAAAGGCGGACCTGATCTTTGGTGAATTAACGAAAATCGGTGGGCGTCATGCGGCGGCGAACATTTTACAGACAGAAGCGACGGCTATTTTTGCAGTCAATGATGAATTGGCCTTTGGGTTGTATTTAGGATTGGCTGAGCTGGGGAAAAAAATTCCAGAGGATTACAGTGTGATCGGGTACGACAATATCGATATGTGCGAGTATGTCACGCCGCAACTGACTACGATCGCCCAGCCGATCTATGAATTGGGTCAAACCACTGCCGCATTATTATTGGAACGAGTGGAGCAGCCCGCGAAAGATTGGGAAGAAAAGACCCTGCCGGTAAAATTGATCAAACGTTTTTCAACAGCACACTTGAAATAG